A window of Halobacillus naozhouensis genomic DNA:
ATGGATGATCGCATGTTTCGAGCAGCAATGGGTAAATTTGCCACTGGTGTTACTGTTATCACATCTGAATTAGATGGCGATGTGCATGGGATGACGGCTAATGCCTTTATGTCCGTCTCCCTTGACCCAAAGCTTATTCTGATTTCAGTAGATGAAAAAGCTCGCATGAAAGAGGTCATTAACCAATCAGGGAAATTCACGGTTAATATCTTGTCGGGAGAGCAAAAAGAAATGTCGATGATTTTCGCTGGGCAGATTAAGGAAGACAGAGATGTTGAATTTGAAACCTTCGAAGGCCTTCCTGTCATTGAAAACTCCCTTGTTAGTTTAGCTTGTGATGTTTATCAAACCCAGGATGCGGGTGACCATACGCTGTTTATTGGAGAAGTTTTAAACCTTAATGTGCAAGACGGCGAACCCCTTGCTTTTTATGAAGGAAAATATAAGCAAATGACTTAATACCTGAGGAGGTGGGATAGGATGCGAACAATTCAGATTCATTATCCAATTTCAACGGCCACACAATTAGACAGTGAACGCTGCGTTATGGCTTTAGGTTTTTTCGACGGCGTACACTTGGGGCATCAGAAAATCATTAAAACAGCAAAGAGGCTTGCCGATGAGAAGAATCTCAAGCTGGCTGTCATGACCTTTTCGCACCATCCCTCCTCTGTGATTAAGAAAGGTAAGATCATTAAAAATTATATCACTCCATTATCTGTGAAAGTCAAAGTTCTTAAACAGCTTGGTGTGGATCTTCTATATGTTATTGATTTCAATGAAGAGGTTGCGAAAATCCCTCACCACCAATTTGTGAATGATTATTTATGTGGACTTAACTGTGCCCATGTTGTTGCTGGGTTTGATTACAAATATGGCTTTAAAGGTAAAGGAGATATGGAGCAGTTATCTATAGACAGTGCCGGGAGATTTGAAGTAACAACCGTTCCGAAGCTTGAAAAAGATGAGGAAAAGGTAAGTTCTACGCTTTTAAGGGAGTTAATTTCATCTGGAAAAGTAGAAAAGATTCGAGAGTACTTGGGAAGAAATTATGAAGTATTGGGTGAAGTGAAGGGACGGGGAAGAACGTGCACGATTAATTTTGATCCTGACTACTACCTTCCTTGCCCTGGACAGTATGAAGTCACGATTATGAAAGGTCTGTTCCACTTAAAAGGAATCTGTGAAGTGAAATCCGTTCACCATCCGGGTCAGTTAATGGTCACGCTTTTTCATGATCAACTGTTTGATGATCATTCTAACGTGCGGCTGCAATGGGATAATTTCATCGCTGACTTTGAAATGGATGCTTTCCATGCTCAACGTGACTTTCGTGAGTTGGAAATGAGTATCTGATTTTTCTAGAATAATAGAGGAGGAATAAAACATGGTACAAGATTATAGCGAAATCAAATCAAGACTAAAAGGATCGGTCACCCCAGTCATCACACCGTTTACAACAAACTCTGACGTAGATTATGATACATTGTCAGAATTGATTGAGTTCCAATTAGAGAATGGTACACACGCGATTTCGGTAACGGGTACCTCAGGGGAACCAAGCTCTTTGACAGAAGAAGAACGGGTGAACGTTATGGAGACGGCTTATAAGTCGATCAATGGACGAGTTCCATTCGTACCTGGCACAGGGTCAACCAATCATGACGAAGCCATGCGTCTGACGAAAAAAGCGGAAGAAATTGGTGCAGACGCGGCCTTGGTCATCGTTCCTTATTACAATAAGCCGAATCAACAAGCACTGTATAAGCACTTTAAAACAGTTGCCGACTCTGTTGATATACCGATTATTATCTACAATATCCCCGGACGTACGGCTCAAAACTTGCATGTTGATACCCTTGCACAGTTGAGCAAAGATTGTCCTAATGTGATCGGAGTCAAAGAATCGAATAAAGATTTTGAACATGTTAATCGAGTATTGTTGAAATGCGGTAGAGACTTCCTACTGTTCTCCGGAATTGAATTGCTTTGCTATCCAATGCTAGCGATTGGCGGAGTGGGCTCTGTCAGTGCTACAGCTAATGTGGTTCCGGGAAAAGTAGCCCAAATGCATGACGCTTGGTTTGAAGGAGATGTGGAAACGGCCCAAAATCTCCATTATGAGCTGATGGAGTTGAATGACGTGCTCTTTAAAGATACAAACCCTGCCCCCGTTAAAGCAGCGCTCGGCATGATGGGTAAAATTGAGCCTCACCTAAGACTTCCTATGGGATTACCATCAGAAGAATTGCAAAAGGAAATTCGCCAAACATTAGACAAATATAATGTTTCTGTACAATATGCATAAAGTTCCTTAACGATAAATAAGTACAGAACGATAAATCGATTGTTCTGTACTTATTTTTATTTATAGCATGAAAAGGCATTATTGCACAGATGGATCAATCAAAGAAAAACATGGTTACAGTTCTTGAGGGAAGATAGTCTTGCTAAGGTAAAGGCAACAAGTAGTTTTTATATACAAGGATCTGGTGAGAATGGACGCAAACGACCTCGAGAAAGAATTCGAACAAAGGCTAGAACGTGAGTTAAAAGAAAAAGAGAGGGAACTTATTAAATGGATGGTTTACCAAATTTCCCTTCACACATAAGATGAATAGTTTAGTTCAAACGAAGAAACGTTTAAAACAACGTTGGATGGAATACTAGACTTCATATAAATTAATCAGGAATTTTGAAAAATCAAGAGGATTCATATTGGTCTATGTCGAAAAATATTATATGGAAGTAGAGATCCATAAAATTAAGTGAACTAATATTTTGAAAACCCTTTCATTTATTATGTATAGATAATTCCAAAACCTAGACATGTAGACGTGATTGAATTTCGGCTAAGCAAATTCGATTAAGCTAGCACGTCAAATCTATTTTGTACTGCACATGTGCTATAAAACGAGGAGGATAAACGTGGATTATAGAAAAATGTTCTTGCTATATGGAATATTATTTTCCTGTCTAAGTGTCTTTGTGTTGTTTATGGCTATTGTACAAAGTTATTCGCTTTATGGATTTTACTTTATGTTGGCTATGGCTATTACGAGCATCTGTTTAAGTTACTTTTTACCGATAACTAAACTAAAGGATGAACAAATGAAACTATCCCAAAAAAATGAATCGTATTATTCTTATTTTTGGATGTGATGGTTCGTCAGAATTAATTCCCCATGTAGCGTGATCCTTTCCATAGGATCAGCGCTTTTTTTGTATACAGTCTTATTATTGATGACATCTTCACTTTCACCGGGTTTTGATTCGTCAGTTCGTCTTTTAGATTTTAAAAATTATATTAGCTCCCATTAATGATTAGTCGAAGATATGAAAATAGTTCCATCATCTTAACCTCCAACAAGTCTTTCAGCCAATGGGGAGAAGTACTGGGGGATTGAATTATTGCGACAGCAATATTAGATCGATTGCTTCACCATTCTAAAGTTTTTCTGTAGTGGACCCAGTTATCGGATGAATGAAAAAGGCAACAACTAAGGTGCCACTATTGTACATTTATAACCCGACGATTTTGTATAAATTTAAACGACCTTAACAGGGCCAAAGGGGGATGATCACGGAATCGCATATGATTTATACTGAACAATCAATACCGAAGCTGATGATTTCTAGACAGGTGAGTCATAATAATCTTGTATTAGCTCATTCTATGTTAGAAGAACATAATAACTAAGGGAGGGAGAGTATGGCTGACTTAAAAAAACAAGTAATCCTTATTACTGGTGCGAATCGTGGGCAGGGAAAAGCTATTGCTGAGCACCTTGCCTCGTTAGGTGGCATAGTAGGGGTAGGTGCCCGAAATCATGACCAGGCTCAAGAAGTGGCAGTGGCGATAGGTAAAGACCATGCATATCCGGTGCAGTTAGATGTTACAAAGGAATCACAGTGGGAAGCAGCTATGGATCTGATTATGGGTAAATTTGGTAAAATAGATGTGCTCGTTAATAATGCTGGGATCCTGATACGTAAACCGTTCACAGACATAACCATAGATGATTATCAACAGATGATTAATGTGAATCAGCTCGGAGTATTTAGAGGGATGCAAGCTGTTATTCCGCATATGGAAAAACAGCAAAAAGGTTCTATCATAAATAATTTATCAATCTCTGCGTTTGACCCAATCAGTAATTCTTCTGCCTATGCTGCGACAAAAGCGTCTGTAGTTGCGATGTCTAAAGCAGCAGCCATTGAATTAGGAAAAAAAGGAATACGAGTAAACATGGTCCATCCGGGTGGGATTGAAACCGAAATGGCCACCCAAGGTAAAGGTGTTCCCGATTTTTACAATTCTGTTCCTCTAGGACGTATCGGACAGCCGGTTGAAATTGCTCGTACTGTAGCATTCCTTGCTTCTGATGAAAGTTCATATTGCACGGGAACAGAAATTGTCGTTGATGGTGGAATGACATTGGGGCTTGTGGAAGATTAATGAAGGGGTATAAGCCCATATTCAAAACAGGTTATCAATTACAGAAAATGTCGTTATGTATATGGGGTTTAGAATTGGAAAATACTTTTCAACAGCCAGCAAATCAATACCACCATTAGACGTATTATATAACCAAAAAATATTTAATCAAAGAACTCTCATTTTTTGAATATAAATAAAGGATCAAAAAATTTGTTTAGAGGTTATCTAAGATACTAGTTAAGATGTGAATACCACTGGTTAAATGACATAATTTTTGACATACTATTGCTCATATATATTTATATCCATTTATTTGTGGTATTGGATTGGATCCTTATAAAAGTTGCTTTTCAAGTTAAATTTGCTATATTAAATTAGATGAATCCATGGGCGGCATGATGTAATAACTCCCATAACACTTTATAGAAGGGTCATAGCAACATGTAATCCCTATTTTGTAATATCTAAAAAAGAATACACTAAATGGCAAGAGCCTCTCATTAGTTCACTGGAACTTTTGAGGGGTTTTTTATTAATAGGTTGATCAGAAGAAAAAATATAATATGAAAGTTAGTATCCTTTTCTACTAGTAGGCAATCCCCTATTTATTTACCCGTTCGTTTGTTTACAGTCAGACTAAGATTAATTAATATCGCATATTGGAAAATATAACTTCTTATATCTTTGTTTTTACTCATATTTTTTGATTATTTGTTCAATTTAGAAAATCAATGATATGATAGTAAAAAAACGACTCCAAGAAGGATAGACGACATGAAAAACTATTTGAAACGTCTAGTGGAAAAATATCGATTTAAGAAGATTAAAACCCGGTTTTTAGCTGCTCTTATAGCTTTAACAGTTCCCCCTATTTTTCTCACTGGTGTAATCGCTTACAATATTTCCTCGGATTCATTAGTAGATACTCATATTCAAGCGTATGAGCAGCAACTGAAGACATTCAATAAAAATATTGAAATGGTTTTCGTGAACATTATTAAAATGAACCGCTATATTTTATCCAATGAAGAGATTAGAGACCAACTGATTGAACGGGAGAAAAGTCGAGCAGAAGCACAGAGAACATCTAATAAATTACAGCAAATTATGTTCGAATACTTAATAGAGAATAGGCATGTGGAATCGATCTGTTTAATGGACAAACAATTCCGGTTCGTTTGCTATGGAAGGTCGGATAATGCAGGGGTATATAACGGCAAATATAAAGTGTTGAACATCATGAATTCCAATTGGTATCAACAAGCCGTCCAAGCAGAAGGAAAAGAGGTATTCCTGAATTACAACGTGCTGGAACCTTCTCGGAAACATACTTTTTCCAGTGTAAAGAGGATGCTCGACCCTGAAGATATGAGCTTAGAGCCTTTGGGTATATTGATTGTAAATATGAATAAATCCATGTTTGAAGAGGTTCTAAATAATAATAACGAGTCCAATGGTTTACTGATAGTGAAACCGGAGGACAATGACCTCGAAACGGTCTACTCCTCAAATGACTACTTAAACAAGCTTGCCGAAAACCATTCCTTATCAGAGGTGTACGATGAATTAACGAAGGAGGGTTATGTTTATAGTCAATTCACCAATGAAGAAACAGGGTGGCGTTTTATTCATACAATTCCGGAGGATATCTTACTGCAAGAATCTCATCAGATCAGGACCGTTACTTTTTTTATCGCTGGTCTTATTGCTGCTTCAGCGATTGTAATGTCTTTGTATATCTCGGACACGATTACAAAGCCATTGAGAAAAATTAAAGGCATGATTGTCCGTTGGGCCCTGGGGCAAAGAGAATTTACGGAGAAATATAGAGATGATGAAATCGGGGAAATTGGAGAAACATTTAAGCAAATGGCCGCCGAAAACAGGGACCTTGGCGAGCGGTTGACACGCTCACAGTTGAAACAAAGGGAAACGGAACTAAGGGTTCTTCAGGCACAAATCAACCCGCACTTTTTGTACAACACAATGGATACGATTTATTGGATGGCGATTATCCAAAATCATCAGGATATTGCCAAGATGTCCATTGCACTCTCAGAAAGCTTCAAAATCATTTTAAGTAAGGGGAAAGAAACGATCACTGTAAAAGAAGAGTTGAAACACATTGACCATTACATGACGATTCAGAAGTTCCGCCATAAAGAAAAAATATACTACCATTCTGAAGTTGACCCTGAAATTATGGACCTTCCGATACTGAAATTACTGCTTCAGCCGATTGTTGAAAATGCGATTTATCACGGGCTTGAGAAAAAGGTTGGTCATGGATCGATTATACTGTCAGGAAAAAAGATCGATCGGTTTGTTGTCTTTCATATCTCTGATAATGGAGTCGGGATCGAGGATAGGAATGTCATCAAAAATGGTTATGGCATTGGGAATATTCAAGAACGTCTGCAGCTTTATTATGGAGAGGATTGCTCATTTAAGATTAAGAGTGCCCCTCAAAAAGGGACCAGTGTTGAAATCAAGTTTGACCCTGAAAAAGGAAGAAGGAGTGATACGGATGAGAGCCATCATAATTGATGACGAACCGATCATCATAGAAGGGTTAACCAAAATGATTGATTGGTCTCACTATAATGTTGAGTTGATTGGTTCGGCAAGTGATGGGATAGCCGCTCTCGAATTGTTTCACGAATTTGAACCGGAAGTCGTTTTCACCGATATCCGGATGCCGGGGATCGATGGGCTGGATCTAGTCAAAGAAATTATGAAGACGGCACCGGATACGATCTGTATTGTGTTTAGCGGGTTTAATGAATTTGAATATGCGCGCACGGCCTTAAAATTAGGCGTGACCGATTATATGGAAAAACCGATTACCATTCCTATGATTGAAGAATCATTAAGGAAAATCAACGAAAAACATCATGAAAAGGAAAAGCTATCTCAGTTGGAGGATCAATGGGAAAAGTCCAAACGTATAGTGACGGAGAAAGCTGCCCTAGATCTTGTGCTGCAAGGAGTGGAAAAGCGAGAAGTCCAAGCTTGGGAAACATTTGAAGGCATTCAGGCCAGCACAGTGCTTGCTTATACAGGAACAGAGTTGGGAGGTGCCCCTCATTCTGATTCTGCTCGAATTGTCTCCACTTTTGATGGTACGAACTCCCTTGTGGTGATTTTTCATTTGGAAACCAATGCAAATGCTTTTTTGGAAACCTTTCTGGATACATTGGAATATTCCTCCGTTACGGTCGGGTGCGGCAGGACTTATGAAAATTTGGCCGATGCTTCTCAAAGCTATAAAGAGGCCTTGTATGCACTAAGATTTGCTACCTTTTCCAATCGAAAAGGGTGTTGGAGGTATGATGACTTGAAGAATGAAATCAATTCTTCGGAATCCTTGGAACCGAAAGAGGAAGCTGTACTTTATTCGATTCGGATTGATGATGCGCACGCCTTAAAAGCAGCACTCGAAAAATATGTAGAGGAATTGGAAAAGAAGCCATTACATCCGGATGTAGCCGAGAGGGAAATCTTAAGATTGATTTACTTATCCATGGATGCTGTCAAAGAAGTAGGTTTTGATGGTGCAGAGGATATGCTTCACCATTACTTTCCACAGCAAGAGCTGAAAAACCTTACGACGAAACAACAAATGATGGTTTGGTTAAGAGAACAACTGCAGATGATTACGAAGTGGTTGCCGAACGCTGGTGAAACGAGAAAACATCCGGCTGTTGAGAAGGCCTGTGATTATGTCAAAAAGCATTACGCACAGGATATTTCCCTTGATGAAGTAGCTGAATTCGTGCGTATGAATCCTAATTATTTTAGCATGCTTTTTAAAGAAGAGATGGGGATTACGTATATCAAATATTTAACCAGGTATCGGATGGTTGTAGCGAAATGGATGCTTGAAAAAGGAGAAACGGTATCAGAGGTAAGTGACAAAGTGGGTTATACTACTTACAGGCATTTTTCCAATAATTTTAAAAAACAAACTGGATATTCTCCTGGTGAATTTAAAAAATCTACCAGAAGATATAACCATGACCTTAAATGATACCTAAATATGGTATTATTTAAGGTCTTTTTGTGATGTATCTGAAAAATCCGTACACCACCCTAAAAATGAAGCGATTATATCTATTGATGATAGCGTTTACAATGACGTTAACCAAATGAAAAGAGGGGGACACAAGTTGAATAGAATCGGAATGATTTTGTTAGGAATGCTGATGGTTTTCTTAGTTGTTGGCTGCAGTTCCGAGGAAAGTGCCAATTCCGAAGACGGCACAAGAACAATTGATTTTTTAACGGAAGACCGTCCTGATCAGGGAGAAAGTAAAATTCTACTGGATTTGGATGAAGAGATTCCGGAAACTGAACTGGAAACTGAAACGATTGAACATGCCAACATCATGCAGCAAATCTCTTTACTTTCAGCGAGTAATGATCTGCCGGAATTATTTAAATATGAATCCGCTCAATTAGAGGAACTCATTGACAATGGACAAGTAATTAATATGGAAAAAACCTTCAAAGATTTAGGGATCTACGATGAGCTTACACCAGGAGCGGTTGATTTACTTACACAGCTCAGTGGTGACCGCGGCCTTTATGCTTTACCCGTTGAATTGAATATCGAAGGATTTTGGTACAACAAGAAAATGTTTGAAGAAAACAATTTAGAAGTTCCAACCACATGGGAAGAGATGATGGAGGTTAGCGCAAAGTTAAGTGAAGCAGGGATTCAGCCCTTCTCTGTAGCAGGAAAAGAAAAATGGCCGATTACTCGATTTTTGAATGGCTATGTGATTCGTTACTATGGACCAGACGTTATGGAAAGAGTCAAAAAGGGTGAATTGAGTGTAACCGATGAAGGTTTTGTAGAAGGTGCCCAGCTAGTTCAGGAAATGAATGAAAAAGGATACTTTGGTAAAGGTACCAATACGATTGATGCAGATACAGCCTTAGATATCTTCCTTCAAGGCGAGGCAGCCATGTATTACAGCGGCAGCTGGGATTTAGCTAACTTCAATAACCCTGAACGTAACCAAATCGGCCTGGAAAATGTCGGGATGTTCAATATCCCATTAGTGGAAGGCGGAAAAGGAACGCTTGACGATTGGTCGATGAATGCAGGTTTAACATTAAGCGCCTCTGCAGAAAAGTATGATGAGCAAATGGGTGAATGGATGAAACAGATCTTCTCAGAGTATGGGGATAAAGCTATGGAAGAAGGAATAATTACAGGATTCAAAGCATCAGAAATTCCAGATGATATAAGCCAATTAACTAAAGAAACCATGGATAAGATCAACAGTGTAGAAAATGCAGCTTTATGGTTTGAAGCAAGGATGGATGCCGAATCAAAAGCGCTCGCGGAAGACAATGCCCAACTATTACTGACAGGTCAAATGTCTCCAGAAGAATATTTAGAAGCGTTAAAGAGTCAATTGGAAAAATAAGTAGAAAGGAAGGTCGACCAATGACCTTCCTTTCTACTTATGATCATATGTGAATCCAACATAAGGGGTGAAATTATGAAAGAAGTATTAGGAGATCGCAAAGCTATTCTTCTATTTATGCTCCCGGCTCTGCTGATTTATATAGTCATATTATTAGTGCCTATTGTTTGGTCGAGCGTGTATACATTTTATGAAGGTTCGTTAATCAAAGGATTCAGCTTTGTCGGAATACAGAACTATATTCAATTATTCAATGACAGCAACTTCTTTTCAAGTTTATGGATTACCTTAAAATTCACATTAATTGTTACAACCGGACAAGTCTTTCTTGGATTGATGCTGTCCTTGCTGTACGTATTCTATATCAAACGTGCATCATTTTTAATAAGGACACTGGTTTTTTTCCCGGTCGTCCTGCCCACGGTTGCCATCGCACAACTGTTTGCCAAGTTGTTCGAGATTGCACCTAACTATGGATTAGTAAACAGTGTTCTGACTGCTTTTCACT
This region includes:
- a CDS encoding FAD synthetase family protein, whose translation is MRTIQIHYPISTATQLDSERCVMALGFFDGVHLGHQKIIKTAKRLADEKNLKLAVMTFSHHPSSVIKKGKIIKNYITPLSVKVKVLKQLGVDLLYVIDFNEEVAKIPHHQFVNDYLCGLNCAHVVAGFDYKYGFKGKGDMEQLSIDSAGRFEVTTVPKLEKDEEKVSSTLLRELISSGKVEKIREYLGRNYEVLGEVKGRGRTCTINFDPDYYLPCPGQYEVTIMKGLFHLKGICEVKSVHHPGQLMVTLFHDQLFDDHSNVRLQWDNFIADFEMDAFHAQRDFRELEMSI
- a CDS encoding sensor histidine kinase, with translation MKNYLKRLVEKYRFKKIKTRFLAALIALTVPPIFLTGVIAYNISSDSLVDTHIQAYEQQLKTFNKNIEMVFVNIIKMNRYILSNEEIRDQLIEREKSRAEAQRTSNKLQQIMFEYLIENRHVESICLMDKQFRFVCYGRSDNAGVYNGKYKVLNIMNSNWYQQAVQAEGKEVFLNYNVLEPSRKHTFSSVKRMLDPEDMSLEPLGILIVNMNKSMFEEVLNNNNESNGLLIVKPEDNDLETVYSSNDYLNKLAENHSLSEVYDELTKEGYVYSQFTNEETGWRFIHTIPEDILLQESHQIRTVTFFIAGLIAASAIVMSLYISDTITKPLRKIKGMIVRWALGQREFTEKYRDDEIGEIGETFKQMAAENRDLGERLTRSQLKQRETELRVLQAQINPHFLYNTMDTIYWMAIIQNHQDIAKMSIALSESFKIILSKGKETITVKEELKHIDHYMTIQKFRHKEKIYYHSEVDPEIMDLPILKLLLQPIVENAIYHGLEKKVGHGSIILSGKKIDRFVVFHISDNGVGIEDRNVIKNGYGIGNIQERLQLYYGEDCSFKIKSAPQKGTSVEIKFDPEKGRRSDTDESHHN
- a CDS encoding response regulator, with the translated sequence MRAIIIDDEPIIIEGLTKMIDWSHYNVELIGSASDGIAALELFHEFEPEVVFTDIRMPGIDGLDLVKEIMKTAPDTICIVFSGFNEFEYARTALKLGVTDYMEKPITIPMIEESLRKINEKHHEKEKLSQLEDQWEKSKRIVTEKAALDLVLQGVEKREVQAWETFEGIQASTVLAYTGTELGGAPHSDSARIVSTFDGTNSLVVIFHLETNANAFLETFLDTLEYSSVTVGCGRTYENLADASQSYKEALYALRFATFSNRKGCWRYDDLKNEINSSESLEPKEEAVLYSIRIDDAHALKAALEKYVEELEKKPLHPDVAEREILRLIYLSMDAVKEVGFDGAEDMLHHYFPQQELKNLTTKQQMMVWLREQLQMITKWLPNAGETRKHPAVEKACDYVKKHYAQDISLDEVAEFVRMNPNYFSMLFKEEMGITYIKYLTRYRMVVAKWMLEKGETVSEVSDKVGYTTYRHFSNNFKKQTGYSPGEFKKSTRRYNHDLK
- a CDS encoding SDR family NAD(P)-dependent oxidoreductase, giving the protein MADLKKQVILITGANRGQGKAIAEHLASLGGIVGVGARNHDQAQEVAVAIGKDHAYPVQLDVTKESQWEAAMDLIMGKFGKIDVLVNNAGILIRKPFTDITIDDYQQMINVNQLGVFRGMQAVIPHMEKQQKGSIINNLSISAFDPISNSSAYAATKASVVAMSKAAAIELGKKGIRVNMVHPGGIETEMATQGKGVPDFYNSVPLGRIGQPVEIARTVAFLASDESSYCTGTEIVVDGGMTLGLVED
- a CDS encoding flavin reductase family protein, which produces MDDRMFRAAMGKFATGVTVITSELDGDVHGMTANAFMSVSLDPKLILISVDEKARMKEVINQSGKFTVNILSGEQKEMSMIFAGQIKEDRDVEFETFEGLPVIENSLVSLACDVYQTQDAGDHTLFIGEVLNLNVQDGEPLAFYEGKYKQMT
- the hpaI gene encoding 2,4-dihydroxyhept-2-ene-1,7-dioic acid aldolase: MVQDYSEIKSRLKGSVTPVITPFTTNSDVDYDTLSELIEFQLENGTHAISVTGTSGEPSSLTEEERVNVMETAYKSINGRVPFVPGTGSTNHDEAMRLTKKAEEIGADAALVIVPYYNKPNQQALYKHFKTVADSVDIPIIIYNIPGRTAQNLHVDTLAQLSKDCPNVIGVKESNKDFEHVNRVLLKCGRDFLLFSGIELLCYPMLAIGGVGSVSATANVVPGKVAQMHDAWFEGDVETAQNLHYELMELNDVLFKDTNPAPVKAALGMMGKIEPHLRLPMGLPSEELQKEIRQTLDKYNVSVQYA
- a CDS encoding ABC transporter substrate-binding protein, which codes for MNRIGMILLGMLMVFLVVGCSSEESANSEDGTRTIDFLTEDRPDQGESKILLDLDEEIPETELETETIEHANIMQQISLLSASNDLPELFKYESAQLEELIDNGQVINMEKTFKDLGIYDELTPGAVDLLTQLSGDRGLYALPVELNIEGFWYNKKMFEENNLEVPTTWEEMMEVSAKLSEAGIQPFSVAGKEKWPITRFLNGYVIRYYGPDVMERVKKGELSVTDEGFVEGAQLVQEMNEKGYFGKGTNTIDADTALDIFLQGEAAMYYSGSWDLANFNNPERNQIGLENVGMFNIPLVEGGKGTLDDWSMNAGLTLSASAEKYDEQMGEWMKQIFSEYGDKAMEEGIITGFKASEIPDDISQLTKETMDKINSVENAALWFEARMDAESKALAEDNAQLLLTGQMSPEEYLEALKSQLEK